A stretch of the Planctomicrobium piriforme genome encodes the following:
- a CDS encoding DUF1559 domain-containing protein: MQIVANIRRFIFLKILSYFQWISRNFRRVEAVNISRATFSQGAVFRACEKALFNHALRFRKRSGHRLFRRFVLFQIRAFHMRNARSRRAFTLIELLVVIAIIAILIALLLPAVQQAREAARRSQCKNNLKQIGLAMHNYHDVFNLFPPGGTHGGWGISFFMSLLPYIDQANVYNKLEFTTVNNSIGPGFVNTGTPFCINLQALNGVVPAGYICPSSVLPKSRTMQNTLQLIPHYVGIAGSDTYLFGSQALTSTTATNGIISSTGVMVCTNSAGGGAISLASILDGSSNQLLIGEQSAWGYSTSSQTVDIRTAYTYSGWMGCIWSDRLMNNTTIRYPINTRDSTLAGIYVSGNSANNTGINSQHVGGAHSLMGDGRVQFLGDSTDLTLLKNLSTRADGNIIGEF, from the coding sequence ATGCAAATTGTCGCCAATATAAGACGATTCATTTTTCTTAAAATTCTCTCGTATTTTCAGTGGATTTCCCGTAACTTTCGCCGTGTTGAAGCGGTAAACATCTCACGGGCAACTTTTTCGCAAGGGGCCGTCTTCAGGGCTTGCGAAAAAGCGTTATTCAATCACGCACTCCGGTTCCGGAAACGATCAGGGCATCGCCTTTTTCGTCGTTTTGTACTCTTTCAAATCAGGGCTTTTCACATGCGCAACGCTCGTTCCAGGCGTGCATTTACACTCATTGAACTGCTGGTGGTCATCGCGATCATCGCAATTCTCATCGCCCTGCTGCTGCCGGCCGTGCAGCAAGCCCGTGAAGCGGCGAGACGATCGCAGTGCAAGAACAACCTCAAGCAGATCGGGTTGGCGATGCACAACTACCATGATGTTTTCAATCTTTTTCCACCTGGCGGAACTCACGGGGGCTGGGGGATTTCTTTCTTCATGAGCTTGCTGCCCTACATCGACCAAGCAAACGTCTACAATAAATTGGAATTCACAACAGTGAATAACAGTATCGGACCGGGGTTTGTAAACACCGGGACACCCTTTTGTATCAATCTCCAGGCACTTAATGGAGTTGTGCCAGCTGGGTACATCTGCCCCTCCTCGGTATTGCCCAAGTCTCGGACGATGCAAAACACCTTGCAGTTAATTCCCCATTACGTTGGAATTGCGGGAAGCGATACCTACCTGTTCGGATCTCAGGCATTGACTTCTACCACAGCTACGAACGGAATCATTTCTAGTACCGGCGTCATGGTTTGCACGAATTCTGCTGGAGGTGGTGCGATCAGTTTGGCGTCAATTCTGGACGGATCAAGCAATCAACTGCTCATCGGCGAACAATCCGCCTGGGGATATTCGACGTCGAGCCAGACGGTTGATATCAGAACAGCTTATACGTACTCCGGCTGGATGGGATGTATTTGGTCAGATCGGCTGATGAATAACACGACCATCCGCTACCCAATCAACACCAGGGACTCAACACTGGCTGGGATCTACGTATCCGGCAATAGCGCGAACAACACCGGCATCAATTCTCAACACGTTGGTGGTGCGCACTCTCTCATGGGAGACGGACGCGTCCAGTTCCTCGGGGACTCAACGGATTTGACCTTGCTCAAGAATCTGTCGACCCGTGCGGACGGTAACATCATTGGCGAATTCTAG
- a CDS encoding DUF1559 domain-containing protein produces the protein MRNARSRRAFTLIELLVVIAIIAILIALLLPAVQQAREAARRSQCKNNLKQMGLAIHNYHDVHNLLPPGGTHAGGGISFFAFLLPFIDQANVYNQLDFSVKNNAIGPGFVNIGAPYCNNLQALNGVVPSGYTCPSSSLPKSRSMQNTLQLIPSYVGIAGNDTYLFGSQAVTSTAGATLGVISSTGAMICTNSAGGGAVGLASILDGTSNQLVIGEQSAWGFSTTSQTVDIRTALNWSGWMGCSWSDRLMNNTTIRYPINTRDSALPGIYLSINSVNNTGMNSQHTGGAHALLGDGRVQFLGDSTDLTLLKNLSTRADGNIIGEF, from the coding sequence ATGCGCAACGCTCGTTCCAGGCGCGCCTTTACGCTCATTGAACTGCTGGTGGTGATCGCGATCATCGCGATTCTGATTGCTTTGCTGCTGCCGGCCGTGCAGCAAGCCCGAGAAGCGGCCAGACGATCGCAGTGCAAGAACAATCTCAAGCAAATGGGGCTGGCGATCCACAATTATCATGATGTGCACAACCTGCTTCCGCCGGGCGGAACGCACGCAGGCGGGGGCATTTCCTTTTTTGCATTTCTGCTCCCCTTCATTGATCAAGCGAACGTCTACAATCAGCTCGATTTTTCAGTCAAAAACAATGCCATCGGCCCCGGATTCGTCAACATCGGAGCTCCCTACTGCAATAACCTGCAAGCACTGAACGGCGTGGTTCCGTCCGGGTACACCTGTCCTTCTTCCTCACTTCCCAAGTCTCGATCGATGCAGAATACGTTGCAGCTGATTCCCAGCTATGTTGGGATCGCAGGAAATGACACCTACTTGTTCGGAAGTCAGGCCGTCACGTCGACCGCAGGGGCGACGCTTGGGGTCATTTCAAGCACCGGGGCAATGATCTGCACCAATTCCGCTGGGGGCGGCGCCGTTGGACTCGCCTCAATTCTTGACGGCACGAGCAACCAATTGGTGATTGGCGAGCAATCCGCCTGGGGCTTCTCGACCACCAGTCAGACCGTTGACATTCGCACCGCACTCAACTGGTCTGGGTGGATGGGTTGTTCCTGGTCTGACAGGCTCATGAATAACACGACCATTCGCTACCCGATCAACACCCGGGATTCAGCGCTGCCTGGAATCTATCTCTCCATCAACAGCGTGAACAACACTGGGATGAATTCCCAGCACACGGGCGGCGCCCACGCTCTGCTGGGAGACGGACGCGTCCAGTTCCTCGGGGACTCAACGGATTTGACCTTGCTCAAGAATCTGTCGACCCGTGCGGACGGCAACATCATCGGTGAATTCTAG
- a CDS encoding metal-dependent hydrolase produces MAAFREHITVSGMLGVGYGVAAMTLLGYSPAEAAVGGVLAGIGGMLPDLDIPTGRPGQEIFALTGSVAPLVLVGHILKWSKLPANTEVMILLMLGMYVTIRYGAAWLIDKISVHRGMFHSIPAMLIAAEAIYLIYPNPNVTVKLLMACGVALGFFSHLLLDEVYSVGWSGPLPSLKKSFGTAIKLAGPTLGPTVVTYGLLAALTFVIGEQTGIIGPPIEPGSTPVAGQQALPQRETAAPPIVQEAAVSEDKLTDAPLFR; encoded by the coding sequence ATGGCCGCATTTCGAGAACACATCACCGTCAGCGGCATGCTGGGCGTCGGCTACGGCGTGGCCGCAATGACGTTGCTCGGCTATTCGCCGGCCGAAGCGGCCGTCGGCGGCGTGCTGGCCGGTATCGGCGGCATGCTCCCTGACCTCGACATCCCCACCGGACGGCCCGGCCAGGAAATCTTCGCGTTGACCGGCTCCGTCGCCCCTCTGGTGCTGGTCGGCCACATCCTCAAATGGTCCAAACTTCCGGCCAATACGGAAGTCATGATTCTGCTGATGCTGGGGATGTACGTCACCATTCGGTATGGCGCGGCCTGGCTGATTGACAAGATCAGCGTGCATCGCGGCATGTTTCACAGCATTCCGGCCATGCTGATCGCGGCGGAAGCGATTTACCTGATCTATCCCAACCCGAATGTGACCGTCAAGCTGCTGATGGCCTGCGGCGTGGCCCTCGGTTTCTTCTCGCACCTGCTGCTCGACGAAGTCTATTCAGTCGGCTGGTCTGGCCCGTTGCCGAGTCTGAAGAAGTCCTTTGGTACGGCCATCAAACTTGCCGGGCCGACCCTCGGCCCGACCGTCGTCACCTATGGCCTGCTGGCCGCCCTGACGTTTGTGATTGGCGAACAGACCGGCATCATTGGCCCGCCGATTGAACCGGGCTCGACCCCCGTCGCAGGTCAACAGGCGCTCCCCCAACGCGAAACCGCGGCGCCCCCCATTGTGCAGGAAGCCGCGGTCTCGGAAGACAAATTGACGGATGCACCGCTGTTTCGCTGA
- the cysK gene encoding cysteine synthase A translates to MPVFKDNAESIGRTPLVKINHLTKGLNATVLAKIEGRNPAYSVKCRIGANMIADAEKRGVLKPGMKVVEPTSGNTGIALAFVCAAKGYPLILTMPDTMSVERRMMLKSFGAELVLTPGADGMKGAIRRAEELAAQPNYYMPQQFKNPSNPEVHFKTTGPEIWQDTDGQVDILVAGVGTGGTITGISWYFEKEKKKPLYSIAVEPANSPVLSGGAPGKHKIQGIGAGFVPDTLDKSIVDEVLQVTDEEAFAMAPRIAREEGITCGISCGAAMAAALKVAARPSSAGKTIVVILPDSGERYMSTALFDSVRD, encoded by the coding sequence ATGCCAGTTTTCAAAGATAACGCGGAGTCCATCGGTCGGACGCCGCTCGTCAAAATCAACCACCTCACCAAAGGCCTCAACGCCACGGTGCTGGCCAAAATTGAAGGCCGCAACCCGGCCTACTCCGTCAAATGCCGCATCGGCGCAAACATGATCGCCGATGCCGAAAAACGGGGAGTCCTCAAACCCGGCATGAAAGTCGTCGAGCCGACCAGCGGCAACACCGGGATCGCACTGGCGTTCGTCTGCGCCGCCAAGGGGTACCCGCTGATTCTCACCATGCCTGACACGATGTCGGTCGAACGCCGCATGATGCTCAAGTCGTTCGGGGCCGAACTGGTGCTGACCCCCGGCGCCGACGGCATGAAGGGCGCGATCCGCCGCGCGGAAGAACTCGCCGCTCAGCCGAACTACTACATGCCCCAGCAGTTCAAGAACCCCTCGAATCCGGAAGTTCACTTCAAGACGACCGGTCCCGAGATCTGGCAGGACACCGACGGTCAGGTCGACATCCTCGTTGCCGGCGTCGGCACCGGCGGCACCATCACCGGCATCTCCTGGTATTTTGAAAAGGAAAAGAAGAAGCCGCTGTACTCGATCGCCGTCGAACCGGCCAATAGCCCGGTCCTCTCCGGCGGAGCCCCCGGCAAGCACAAGATCCAGGGCATCGGCGCTGGCTTCGTACCGGACACGCTCGACAAGAGCATCGTCGACGAAGTCCTGCAGGTGACCGACGAAGAAGCGTTTGCGATGGCCCCTCGCATCGCCCGTGAAGAAGGGATCACCTGCGGCATCAGTTGCGGAGCGGCCATGGCCGCCGCCCTGAAAGTGGCTGCCCGCCCCAGCAGTGCAGGCAAGACCATCGTGGTGATTCTGCCCGACTCCGGCGAACGCTACATGTCGACGGCCCTGTTCGACTCAGTCCGCGACTAA
- a CDS encoding TrmH family RNA methyltransferase, protein MGKKKRRGRGKDLLGSHQKCWLWGRHAVMETLRAGRWIPVEIVWDAETLTADLQSELESLADEFDVPLIASTGSELQRICGAGDHQGLVAKMPTFPYADHQQVISSLRRDSDVLILCGLQDPFNFGSILRSADLFGVDAVFVPTTGQAAVSSHVARSSVGAVNYLDIVQSDDLTESCRQLRTRGLRLLGATEHGNALPAAVDLTAGIALLVGNEGTGIPTELLELCDDQLCIPMTGHVGSLNAAVAAGILCYEVQRQRMTAGAKKSL, encoded by the coding sequence GTGGGGAAGAAGAAGCGTCGGGGACGCGGCAAAGACTTGCTGGGAAGCCATCAAAAATGCTGGCTGTGGGGGCGTCACGCCGTGATGGAAACGCTCCGGGCGGGCCGCTGGATTCCGGTGGAAATCGTCTGGGATGCGGAGACGCTGACCGCCGACCTGCAGTCGGAATTGGAATCGCTGGCGGATGAGTTTGATGTTCCCCTGATCGCCTCGACTGGCAGCGAACTCCAGCGAATCTGCGGGGCGGGCGACCATCAGGGTCTGGTCGCCAAGATGCCCACATTTCCGTACGCCGATCATCAGCAGGTCATTTCAAGCCTGCGGCGCGACAGCGACGTGCTGATCCTCTGCGGACTGCAGGATCCCTTTAACTTCGGTTCGATTTTGCGATCGGCGGACCTGTTTGGCGTGGATGCGGTGTTCGTCCCGACGACCGGTCAGGCGGCGGTTTCGTCGCACGTTGCCCGGAGTTCGGTGGGGGCGGTGAATTACCTCGACATTGTGCAGTCCGATGATCTGACGGAGAGCTGTCGGCAACTGCGGACGCGCGGCCTGCGTTTGCTGGGAGCGACCGAGCACGGTAATGCACTGCCGGCGGCGGTCGATCTCACGGCGGGCATTGCCCTGCTGGTCGGAAATGAGGGAACCGGCATTCCGACCGAGTTGCTAGAGCTCTGCGACGACCAACTCTGCATTCCCATGACCGGGCATGTCGGCTCGTTGAATGCGGCGGTTGCGGCGGGAATCCTGTGCTACGAGGTGCAGCGACAGCGAATGACGGCAGGCGCAAAAAAATCGCTCTGA
- a CDS encoding glycosyltransferase family 2 protein, whose protein sequence is MTVQDQLPAIRPQRVVAVMPAYNAAATLSRTLADIPPGAVDEVILVDDCSRDQTADLARELGLTVIVHEKNRGYGGNQKTCYTHALQSGADYVVMIHPDYQYDSRVIGAAVEFLRLGICDVILGSRIRTRHEAISGGMPGWKYIANRFLTTVENVALGQNLGDFHSGFRAYRREVLETVPWEANTDDFAFDSQFLAQAVYFGFKLGDVPVPVRYFDEASSINFRRSVKYGLTTLWILLQFWLQKLRLVKFAIFQPHPPKPKALTVE, encoded by the coding sequence ATGACCGTTCAAGACCAACTGCCTGCCATCCGTCCGCAACGGGTCGTCGCTGTGATGCCTGCCTACAACGCAGCCGCCACGTTGTCGCGCACGCTGGCTGACATTCCCCCCGGCGCGGTCGACGAAGTGATCCTCGTCGATGACTGCAGCCGCGATCAGACCGCCGACCTCGCCCGTGAACTGGGCCTGACGGTCATCGTGCACGAGAAAAACCGGGGTTACGGCGGCAACCAGAAAACCTGTTACACCCACGCGCTGCAGAGCGGTGCAGATTACGTTGTGATGATCCATCCCGACTACCAGTACGACAGCCGCGTCATCGGGGCGGCCGTTGAGTTTCTGCGACTCGGGATTTGTGACGTCATCCTCGGTTCGCGGATCCGCACCCGACACGAAGCGATCAGCGGCGGGATGCCCGGCTGGAAGTACATCGCGAACCGGTTTCTCACCACGGTCGAAAACGTCGCCCTCGGGCAGAATCTGGGCGACTTCCACAGTGGTTTTCGGGCGTACCGCCGTGAAGTTCTGGAAACGGTTCCCTGGGAAGCGAATACCGACGACTTTGCTTTCGACAGCCAGTTTCTGGCGCAGGCGGTGTACTTTGGTTTCAAACTGGGAGACGTGCCTGTCCCCGTCCGTTACTTCGATGAAGCGTCGAGCATCAACTTTCGGCGGAGCGTGAAGTACGGTCTGACCACCCTCTGGATTCTGCTGCAGTTCTGGCTGCAAAAGCTGCGGCTGGTGAAATTTGCGATCTTTCAGCCGCATCCGCCCAAGCCCAAGGCGCTGACGGTCGAGTGA
- a CDS encoding alkaline phosphatase has protein sequence MNLRSLSLLAFFAAASTALADHIRDLQTQAIESKQARWGHWGTAPDNYLEWSTHSNRLIPVYTYGTSKAGEGVSLKSYQGGKSPYATEAGLKKLYGQVPEGTLNPAAPYFDQTNIFDLQKAALAAGKKHIILVVFDGTDWITTYQASIYKNQKLAFDSGRGTGLHLQDYQAKGTSEFGWMVTSPWCDEAELDVNTQKIVKLDETLRGGYAYKVAGSEPWSVPQDIPYLIAKSKLPGLKQAYTDSASSATSMTAGIKTYNAAINVGVHGEQAPTIAHLAQQQGYRVGVVTSVPISHATPAAAYSHNVHRDDYQDLSRDLLGLPSISHPQSPLPGVDVLIGSGHGVERAKDEGQGSNFIPGNAYLTAEDLQKIDARHGGKYVVAQRTSGVIGSEDLKEKNREAISAHKRLLGFYGTQYGHLPFRTADGEYDPTIGRKKTAEAYSEADLKENPKLAEMATVALDFLNQDSKPFWLMVEPGDVDWANHDNNIDNSIGAVLSGDAAVKAITDWVEKNSSWEETVLIVTADHGHYLMLDHPELLVAPPAQSAAR, from the coding sequence ATGAACCTACGCTCGCTCTCCCTGCTCGCATTTTTCGCCGCCGCATCCACTGCGCTGGCCGATCACATTCGCGACCTCCAGACGCAGGCCATCGAATCGAAACAGGCTCGCTGGGGACACTGGGGGACAGCCCCCGACAACTACCTGGAATGGTCAACCCATTCCAACCGCCTGATCCCGGTTTATACCTACGGCACCAGCAAAGCAGGGGAGGGCGTTTCCCTGAAGTCCTATCAGGGCGGGAAGAGCCCGTATGCCACGGAAGCGGGTCTGAAGAAGCTCTACGGCCAGGTACCTGAAGGGACGCTCAATCCAGCCGCTCCCTACTTCGATCAGACTAACATTTTCGATCTTCAAAAAGCTGCTCTCGCCGCCGGCAAGAAGCACATCATTCTGGTCGTCTTCGACGGCACCGACTGGATCACCACCTATCAGGCAAGCATCTACAAGAATCAGAAACTCGCCTTCGATTCCGGTCGCGGTACAGGACTGCATCTGCAGGACTATCAGGCCAAGGGGACGTCTGAATTCGGCTGGATGGTCACGAGTCCCTGGTGTGACGAAGCCGAACTGGATGTGAATACCCAAAAGATCGTCAAGCTCGACGAGACCCTCCGCGGCGGCTACGCCTATAAGGTGGCCGGATCGGAACCGTGGAGCGTGCCGCAAGACATTCCGTACCTGATCGCCAAGTCAAAACTCCCGGGACTGAAACAGGCCTACACTGATTCGGCGAGTTCGGCCACCAGCATGACGGCCGGCATCAAAACCTATAACGCCGCCATCAACGTGGGCGTTCACGGCGAACAGGCGCCCACGATCGCGCATCTCGCTCAGCAACAAGGTTACCGCGTCGGCGTTGTCACCAGCGTTCCCATCAGCCATGCCACTCCGGCCGCCGCATATTCCCACAACGTCCACCGCGACGACTATCAGGATCTCAGCCGCGATCTCCTCGGGCTCCCTTCCATCAGCCATCCCCAGTCGCCGCTCCCCGGCGTCGACGTGCTGATCGGTTCCGGCCACGGCGTCGAACGGGCCAAAGACGAGGGACAGGGGAGCAACTTTATCCCGGGCAATGCCTACCTGACGGCGGAAGACCTGCAGAAGATCGATGCCCGTCATGGCGGCAAGTATGTCGTTGCGCAGCGCACCTCCGGCGTCATCGGCAGTGAAGACCTCAAAGAGAAGAACCGCGAAGCGATCTCTGCCCACAAGCGGCTGCTCGGCTTTTATGGCACACAGTACGGCCACCTGCCGTTCCGCACCGCTGATGGCGAATACGATCCCACCATCGGTCGCAAAAAGACTGCCGAAGCGTATTCCGAAGCCGACCTGAAAGAAAACCCGAAGCTCGCCGAAATGGCGACAGTGGCCCTCGACTTTCTCAACCAGGACTCAAAGCCGTTCTGGCTGATGGTCGAACCGGGCGACGTCGACTGGGCCAATCACGACAACAACATCGACAACTCGATCGGCGCGGTCCTCAGCGGCGACGCCGCCGTGAAAGCCATTACCGACTGGGTCGAGAAGAACAGCTCCTGGGAGGAGACCGTGTTGATCGTCACCGCGGATCACGGGCATTACCTGATGCTCGACCACCCGGAATTGCTCGTCGCTCCGCCGGCCCAGAGTGCTGCACGGTAG
- a CDS encoding DUF1559 domain-containing protein codes for MRPVPRRQAFTLIELLVVIAIIAILIALLLPAVQQAREAARRSQCKNNLKQIGLALHNYMDPHNTLPPGWIGVQSGLPNVSGESGFAWGSFILPFLEQSNLSNQLRFSNALDATANRPFLNQRLTVYQCPSDPKPDTFQIADRNGTQLEMATANYAGVFGSVELDDCFTVSPGTPPLSAQGQCLSDGAFFHNSRVRIRDFTDGTSNTFLVGERTTFTETAPPYDKVYGTWSGALPGVDDSPARVIGHAEHLPNMGHDPEDFGSAHTGGAQFVMADGHVVFISQYTDKKVFIALGTRSGGEVIGEF; via the coding sequence ATGCGACCTGTCCCCCGACGCCAGGCCTTTACTCTGATCGAACTGCTGGTTGTGATCGCGATCATCGCGATTCTGATCGCCTTGCTGCTGCCCGCCGTGCAACAGGCCCGCGAAGCCGCCCGTCGTTCGCAGTGCAAAAACAATCTCAAGCAGATCGGTCTCGCTCTGCACAACTACATGGATCCTCACAACACGCTCCCCCCCGGCTGGATCGGCGTGCAGTCTGGCTTGCCCAACGTCAGCGGGGAAAGCGGGTTTGCCTGGGGTTCGTTCATCCTGCCGTTTCTGGAGCAGTCCAACCTGTCGAACCAGCTTCGCTTCAGCAACGCGCTCGATGCGACCGCGAACCGGCCTTTCCTGAATCAGCGGCTGACGGTCTACCAGTGCCCCAGCGATCCCAAACCCGACACCTTTCAGATCGCAGACCGCAACGGCACACAGCTCGAAATGGCCACTGCCAATTATGCCGGCGTTTTTGGGTCGGTTGAGCTGGACGATTGCTTCACGGTCTCCCCCGGCACTCCTCCGTTGAGCGCCCAAGGGCAGTGCCTGAGCGACGGAGCATTCTTCCACAACAGCCGCGTCCGCATTCGTGACTTCACCGACGGCACCAGCAACACCTTCCTCGTCGGCGAACGGACCACCTTCACGGAAACCGCTCCCCCTTACGACAAAGTTTACGGTACCTGGTCGGGCGCGCTTCCCGGCGTAGATGATTCTCCCGCCCGCGTCATCGGGCATGCCGAGCATCTGCCGAACATGGGCCACGATCCGGAAGACTTCGGCAGCGCCCACACCGGCGGCGCCCAGTTTGTGATGGCCGACGGACATGTGGTGTTCATCAGCCAGTACACCGACAAAAAGGTGTTCATCGCCCTCGGCACCCGTAGCGGCGGCGAAGTCATCGGCGAATTTTAA
- the map gene encoding type I methionyl aminopeptidase produces MRRLIPFRKQNKLPLYNTEEERAGLRAAGRFNGRLMDFLREQIRAGVTTNQLDRLADEFTRDHGHVPACLGYNGFPKSICTSVNDVVCHGIPNEEVLRPGDIVNVDCTTIVDGWYGDSSETFLIEPVSPLARKLVQASFDALWLGIRAIRPYSSVMEIGLVISRFGWKHGFGVVENFQGHGIGRMFHQDPGIPHVPVRKSKRDLLAPGVSFTIEPMFNAGTKTTRGPLADGWTILTDDGALSAQFEHQILMTEDGPEILTRTDNGPQAGHVF; encoded by the coding sequence ATGCGTCGGCTGATTCCATTCCGCAAGCAAAACAAACTCCCTCTCTACAACACGGAAGAGGAACGCGCCGGCTTAAGGGCCGCTGGCCGCTTCAATGGCCGGCTGATGGATTTTTTGCGCGAGCAGATTCGCGCCGGCGTCACGACCAATCAGCTCGACCGCCTCGCCGACGAATTCACCCGTGACCACGGCCATGTGCCTGCGTGTCTGGGCTACAACGGCTTTCCCAAATCGATCTGCACCAGCGTCAACGACGTCGTCTGCCACGGCATTCCCAACGAAGAAGTTCTGCGGCCCGGCGACATCGTCAACGTCGACTGCACCACCATCGTCGACGGCTGGTACGGCGACTCCTCCGAAACATTCCTGATCGAGCCGGTCTCCCCGCTCGCCAGAAAACTGGTGCAAGCCTCGTTCGACGCCCTGTGGCTCGGCATTCGCGCCATCCGGCCCTACAGCTCCGTCATGGAGATCGGGCTGGTGATCTCGCGATTCGGCTGGAAACACGGCTTCGGCGTTGTCGAGAACTTTCAGGGACACGGCATCGGCCGCATGTTCCATCAGGATCCGGGCATCCCGCATGTTCCGGTCAGAAAAAGCAAACGGGATCTGCTCGCTCCAGGGGTCTCCTTTACCATTGAGCCGATGTTCAATGCAGGCACAAAAACCACACGCGGCCCATTGGCCGACGGCTGGACCATCCTCACCGACGATGGCGCACTGTCGGCCCAGTTCGAGCATCAGATCCTGATGACCGAAGACGGACCCGAAATCCTCACCCGCACCGACAACGGGCCGCAGGCAGGTCATGTCTTCTAG
- the lptB gene encoding LPS export ABC transporter ATP-binding protein has product MSILECHGLVKVYPGGKRAVDGVSFDVEPGEIVGLLGPNGAGKSTTFRMACGLIAPTEGRVFLNGKEVTNWPMYKRARYGMGYLPQDQSIFTKLTVEQNLFAILEFLPFSRKDRLARVNRLLGQFGLEKKRKQISSTLSGGERRRLEISRCLASEPKIILLDEPFTGIDPTTINDIQDIIGDLRNAGISILLTDHRERETLTITDRSNIICDGRVLVSGDVSTVLNHPEAQAKYFGRRFDAGSIIEEKANFRPNKKKAEAAAVEQKAA; this is encoded by the coding sequence ATGTCGATTCTCGAATGCCATGGACTGGTCAAGGTGTACCCCGGCGGGAAACGGGCGGTCGACGGCGTGTCGTTTGACGTCGAGCCGGGCGAGATCGTCGGTCTGCTGGGGCCGAACGGAGCCGGCAAATCGACGACGTTCCGCATGGCCTGCGGCCTCATCGCCCCCACTGAAGGCCGCGTCTTCCTCAACGGCAAAGAAGTCACGAACTGGCCGATGTACAAACGGGCTCGCTACGGCATGGGGTATCTCCCCCAGGACCAGAGCATTTTCACGAAGCTGACGGTCGAGCAGAACCTGTTCGCGATTCTGGAATTTCTCCCGTTCTCACGCAAAGACCGACTCGCCCGGGTGAACCGCCTGCTGGGGCAGTTTGGCCTCGAAAAGAAGCGGAAGCAGATCTCATCAACGCTGTCGGGCGGTGAACGTCGACGGCTGGAGATTTCGCGGTGTCTGGCGAGCGAGCCGAAGATCATTCTGCTGGACGAACCGTTTACTGGGATCGACCCGACGACGATTAACGACATTCAGGACATCATCGGCGACCTGCGAAACGCCGGCATTTCGATTCTGCTGACCGACCACCGCGAACGCGAAACCCTGACGATCACCGACCGCAGTAACATCATCTGCGACGGTCGGGTGCTCGTGAGCGGCGACGTGAGTACCGTGCTCAACCACCCGGAAGCCCAGGCCAAATACTTCGGCCGCCGCTTCGACGCCGGATCGATCATCGAAGAGAAAGCCAACTTCCGCCCGAACAAGAAGAAAGCGGAAGCCGCGGCAGTGGAGCAGAAGGCAGCGTGA
- a CDS encoding DUF1559 domain-containing protein produces the protein MASTSRRGFTLLELLVVFAIISILIALLLPAVQQCREAARRSQCKNNFKQLALACHNYHTAHRTFPPGWIGVTAGAADPLGESGFGWGTLLLPYIDQHSLAQKINVREPIDGLVNAAVINTSLTTFICPTANSDAVLFAKDRNGLAIELGRSDYVGVFGTDDILACTHLPGTRPVTLKGQCLGNGVFSHNSRVTMTDVVDGSSQTLFLGERSASPRARDVLTATWVGAIPGIADGPARVVGTIPKQMNQPGAEQGFDSGHTGGAQFALIDGSVRFVSENIAPTMFAALGTYAGGELTGEF, from the coding sequence TTGGCTTCAACATCGCGTCGCGGCTTCACGCTGCTCGAACTGCTGGTCGTCTTTGCGATCATCAGCATTCTGATCGCCCTTTTACTGCCGGCCGTGCAGCAGTGCCGGGAGGCGGCCCGTCGGTCTCAGTGCAAGAATAACTTCAAGCAGCTGGCGCTCGCCTGTCACAATTACCACACGGCGCATCGCACGTTTCCGCCCGGCTGGATCGGCGTCACGGCGGGTGCGGCCGATCCCCTCGGAGAGTCCGGCTTCGGCTGGGGGACTTTGCTGCTGCCATACATCGATCAGCATTCGCTCGCTCAGAAGATCAATGTACGAGAGCCCATCGACGGCCTGGTCAATGCCGCCGTCATCAACACCAGCCTGACCACTTTCATCTGTCCGACCGCGAACTCTGACGCCGTTCTGTTCGCCAAGGACCGCAACGGGTTGGCAATCGAACTCGGTCGCTCGGACTATGTCGGCGTCTTCGGAACTGATGACATTCTGGCCTGCACTCATCTTCCCGGCACGCGGCCTGTGACCTTGAAAGGGCAGTGCCTGGGAAACGGCGTGTTTTCGCACAACAGCCGCGTCACCATGACCGATGTCGTCGACGGCTCTAGCCAGACGCTGTTCCTCGGAGAACGTTCTGCATCACCTCGCGCCAGAGACGTTTTAACGGCCACCTGGGTCGGGGCGATTCCTGGCATCGCTGACGGACCCGCCCGCGTTGTGGGGACGATCCCGAAACAGATGAACCAGCCTGGCGCGGAACAGGGTTTCGACAGCGGCCACACCGGCGGCGCTCAATTCGCCCTGATCGACGGCAGCGTCCGCTTTGTCAGCGAAAACATCGCCCCGACGATGTTCGCCGCCCTCGGCACTTATGCGGGTGGGGAACTAACGGGCGAATTCTAA